One genomic window of Bradyrhizobium sp. B124 includes the following:
- a CDS encoding ABC transporter substrate-binding protein — MQTKRQTVLSIVLVLAAMLAASPLRAQQAPEAKTDSEIRVGNVMPYTGPLAAFATIGRAEAAYFDMVNEHGGINGRKVKFVSVDDSSNPKTAMEQTRDLVEKQDVLLMFGSFGTPSNLAVRKYLNEKNIPQLFVASGDEEWAHPKTFPWTMGWQPTFRAEGRIYANYIQAAYPSRKIAVLWQNDQFGRDLFRGLQEGLGDTAGMIVADLAFDASETAIQNQVGILKGSGADILVFDGAPAIAARAIRVAADLDWHPVFILDNASASIASALRPAGLQNSLGVISTSFLKDAGDASWKNDPQIKAWDAFMDKYYPDGDKDDIYAVFGYAAADTLMQVLRQCGDDLSRENIMRQAASLKDYQSPIALPGIVINTGPKDFRPIKQMRLVQFDGNAWQPIGDVIESAFTPVREDN; from the coding sequence ATGCAAACAAAAAGACAAACCGTGCTTTCGATTGTCCTTGTCCTCGCAGCGATGCTCGCGGCGTCGCCACTGCGTGCGCAGCAGGCGCCCGAAGCGAAGACGGACAGCGAGATCCGTGTCGGCAATGTCATGCCCTACACCGGACCGCTCGCCGCGTTCGCGACCATCGGGCGCGCGGAAGCTGCCTATTTCGACATGGTCAATGAGCATGGCGGCATCAACGGCCGCAAAGTCAAGTTCGTCTCGGTCGATGACAGCTCCAATCCGAAGACCGCGATGGAGCAGACCCGCGATCTCGTCGAGAAGCAGGACGTGCTGTTGATGTTCGGCTCGTTCGGCACGCCGAGCAATCTCGCCGTGCGAAAGTACCTTAACGAGAAGAACATCCCGCAGCTGTTCGTTGCCTCCGGCGACGAGGAGTGGGCGCATCCCAAGACCTTTCCCTGGACCATGGGCTGGCAGCCGACCTTCCGCGCCGAGGGGCGGATCTACGCCAACTACATCCAGGCCGCCTATCCGTCGCGCAAGATCGCGGTGCTGTGGCAGAACGACCAGTTCGGCCGCGATCTGTTCCGGGGATTGCAGGAAGGGCTCGGCGACACCGCGGGTATGATCGTCGCCGATCTCGCCTTCGACGCGTCGGAGACCGCGATCCAGAACCAGGTCGGAATCCTCAAAGGTTCCGGCGCCGATATCCTGGTGTTCGACGGCGCGCCGGCGATCGCGGCCCGCGCGATCCGCGTGGCGGCGGACCTCGACTGGCACCCGGTGTTCATCCTCGACAACGCGTCGGCCTCGATCGCCAGCGCGTTGCGGCCGGCGGGCCTGCAGAACTCGCTTGGCGTGATCTCGACCTCGTTCCTGAAGGATGCCGGCGACGCCTCCTGGAAGAACGATCCGCAGATCAAGGCGTGGGACGCCTTCATGGACAAATACTATCCCGACGGCGACAAGGACGACATCTACGCCGTGTTCGGCTATGCCGCCGCCGACACGCTGATGCAGGTGCTGCGTCAGTGCGGCGACGACCTGTCGCGCGAGAACATCATGCGGCAGGCCGCCTCGCTGAAGGACTACCAGAGCCCGATCGCGTTGCCCGGGATCGTGATCAACACCGGGCCGAAGGATTTCCGCCCGATCAAACAGATGCGGCTGGTGCAGTTCGACGGCAACGCCTGGCAGCCGATCGGCGACGTGATCGAAAGCGCGTTCACGCCGGTGCGGGAGGATAATTGA
- a CDS encoding mandelate racemase/muconate lactonizing enzyme family protein, with amino-acid sequence MSKSTTIKSVETLACDAGWRNYHFVKVTTADGLVGWSEYDEGFGAPGVTAAIERLSARVIGKNAFEHERIYVELFAATRPAAGGVVALALGAIENALLDVKAKALGVPCYDLLGGKIRDRVRVYWSHCATWRINHPDWYKPAITDLDGVKAIGAEVREKKFSAMKTNIFVYTDGKPQGWRPGFGAPFQPEINVDRNVLRNLCMHLEAIRDGAGPDVDLLLDLNFNAKTEGYLKILRAIEKMDMFWVEIDTFNPQALGYIRRQSPHPISSCETLLGLREFLPYFTEQAMDVAIIDTPWNGVWQSMKIAAAAEHFEVNVAPHNFYGHLCTMMNAHFCAAVPNLRIMETDIDRLAWDHELFTHVPEFVDGHLVIPDRPGWGTEPNEEGLRAHPPKNKGGLLNYGLKK; translated from the coding sequence ATGAGCAAATCCACCACGATCAAAAGCGTCGAGACGCTCGCCTGTGATGCCGGCTGGCGGAATTATCATTTTGTCAAGGTGACGACCGCGGATGGACTGGTCGGCTGGAGCGAATACGACGAAGGTTTCGGCGCGCCCGGCGTGACCGCAGCGATCGAGCGGCTGTCGGCGCGCGTAATCGGCAAGAACGCCTTCGAGCACGAGCGGATCTACGTGGAACTGTTCGCCGCGACGCGCCCCGCCGCCGGCGGCGTGGTGGCGCTGGCGTTAGGTGCCATCGAGAACGCGCTGCTCGACGTCAAGGCCAAGGCGCTCGGCGTGCCCTGCTACGACCTGCTCGGCGGCAAGATCCGCGACCGCGTGCGGGTCTATTGGTCGCATTGCGCGACCTGGCGCATCAATCATCCGGATTGGTACAAGCCCGCCATCACCGATCTCGACGGCGTCAAGGCGATCGGGGCCGAGGTGCGCGAAAAGAAATTCTCGGCGATGAAGACCAACATCTTCGTCTATACCGACGGCAAGCCGCAAGGCTGGCGTCCCGGCTTCGGCGCGCCGTTCCAGCCCGAGATCAATGTCGACCGCAATGTGCTGCGCAATCTCTGCATGCATCTGGAGGCGATCCGCGACGGCGCGGGGCCGGATGTCGACCTGCTGCTCGACCTCAACTTCAACGCCAAGACTGAAGGCTATCTCAAGATCCTGCGCGCCATCGAGAAGATGGACATGTTCTGGGTCGAGATCGACACCTTCAATCCGCAGGCGCTCGGCTATATCCGCCGCCAGAGCCCGCACCCGATCTCGTCCTGCGAAACGCTTTTGGGCCTGCGCGAATTCCTGCCCTATTTCACCGAGCAGGCGATGGACGTCGCGATTATCGACACGCCGTGGAACGGCGTCTGGCAGTCGATGAAGATCGCCGCGGCCGCCGAGCATTTCGAGGTCAACGTCGCGCCGCATAATTTCTACGGCCACCTCTGCACCATGATGAACGCGCATTTCTGCGCGGCGGTGCCGAACCTGCGCATCATGGAAACCGACATCGATCGGCTGGCCTGGGACCACGAGCTGTTCACCCACGTGCCGGAGTTCGTCGACGGCCATCTCGTGATCCCGGATCGCCCGGGCTGGGGCACCGAGCCGAACGAGGAAGGCCTGCGCGCCCATCCGCCGAAGAACAAGGGCGGGCTGCTGAACTACGGGCTGAAGAAGTAA
- a CDS encoding CoA transferase, with protein MGALSHLRIVEIGSAAATSYCARLFADFGADVQKIEPPAGDPLRRAAPLTPQGHSAWFAFLNFNKSSVVLDKSDASAGSRLNELIAGCDILLDGRGIDAANCPGIDLDAIKRNNPGLIHLDLAWFGDRGPYANFAATDSTIRALTGLVKLVGPEQGPPMHAPDFQTGILGGLWGFIAAASSVLGRMQDGRGRESHLSLFEASIAVTEYIMFEAFQRGNIMRRIGVNRFWPTFPVGIYETKQGWLGVTTVTPAQWRAFCEMLGLTDLRDDPTLVMGVDRLQRVAEIEGKILPKLKQRTAQEWFAEGLKRKIPIVPVPEISDLIADEEKRGRGAIVPIAVGDETGFSAGTMQRLTGTPPLRGGRVPDLGEQQARRDAAPRVPAPKPSPTNRLPLEGIRVVDFSMGWAGPICTRTLADLGADVIKIEATQYPDWWRGVDRRPAYVLEQMYEKSVRYCIMNRNKRGITLDLTRPKGLALAKRLLADADLVVDNYSVEVLPKLGLGYEVLSKINPKLVMMSMSAFGAGSVHRDCRAYGSTLEQGSGLPSVVGDAGGPPVMSHTAFGDAVGGLNGAAAVLTALIHARLTGQGQFIDLAQIECMMPFAAPWIVAHSVDGKQPAKYGNRHPDFVPHGCFRCDGEDNWIVVAVSDDAMWPKLARLLGREDWAADETLRTAAGRRAIEAEIEAAITAWTSARDPDAAMAALQAVSVASGVARLPIDLLDDPQLDARGFIQQVDRAFIGKHPQPSMPFREGGAPFAIRSVPPTLGEHNREILSGMLGLSDAELEELTREGIIGTEMLMEEQLVKEKKRAAG; from the coding sequence ATGGGCGCGTTGTCGCATCTGCGGATAGTCGAGATCGGAAGCGCTGCGGCGACGAGCTATTGCGCGCGGCTGTTCGCTGATTTCGGCGCCGATGTGCAGAAGATCGAGCCGCCCGCGGGCGATCCGCTTCGCCGCGCGGCGCCGCTGACGCCGCAGGGGCACAGCGCATGGTTTGCGTTCCTCAACTTCAACAAATCGAGTGTCGTGCTTGACAAGAGCGACGCGAGCGCCGGGTCGCGCCTGAATGAGTTGATTGCCGGCTGCGATATCCTGCTCGATGGGCGCGGCATCGATGCGGCCAATTGTCCCGGCATCGATCTCGATGCAATCAAGCGGAACAATCCGGGCCTGATCCATCTCGACCTCGCCTGGTTCGGCGATCGCGGTCCCTATGCCAATTTCGCCGCGACCGATTCCACGATCCGCGCGCTGACCGGGCTCGTGAAGTTGGTCGGACCCGAGCAGGGGCCGCCGATGCACGCGCCGGATTTCCAGACCGGGATTCTCGGCGGGCTGTGGGGCTTCATCGCGGCGGCTTCGTCGGTGCTCGGCCGCATGCAGGATGGGCGCGGGCGCGAAAGCCATCTCAGCCTGTTCGAGGCCTCTATCGCCGTCACCGAATACATCATGTTCGAGGCGTTCCAGCGCGGCAACATCATGCGGCGGATCGGCGTCAACCGGTTCTGGCCGACCTTTCCAGTCGGCATCTACGAGACCAAACAAGGCTGGCTCGGCGTCACCACGGTGACCCCGGCGCAGTGGCGCGCGTTCTGCGAGATGCTCGGGCTCACCGATCTGCGCGACGATCCGACGCTGGTCATGGGCGTCGACCGGCTGCAACGCGTCGCCGAGATCGAAGGCAAGATCCTGCCGAAGCTGAAGCAGCGCACCGCGCAGGAATGGTTCGCCGAGGGTCTCAAGCGCAAGATCCCGATCGTGCCGGTGCCGGAGATTTCCGATCTCATCGCCGATGAAGAAAAGCGTGGGCGCGGCGCCATCGTCCCGATTGCGGTCGGCGACGAAACCGGCTTTTCGGCCGGAACGATGCAACGATTGACGGGAACGCCGCCACTCCGCGGCGGCCGCGTGCCTGATCTCGGCGAGCAGCAGGCGAGGCGTGATGCCGCGCCGCGTGTGCCGGCGCCGAAGCCTTCTCCGACCAATCGCCTGCCGCTCGAGGGCATCCGCGTCGTCGACTTCTCGATGGGCTGGGCCGGGCCGATCTGCACCCGCACGCTCGCCGATCTCGGCGCCGACGTCATCAAGATCGAGGCGACCCAGTATCCGGACTGGTGGCGCGGCGTCGACCGCCGCCCGGCCTATGTGCTGGAGCAGATGTACGAGAAGTCGGTGCGCTACTGCATCATGAACCGCAACAAGCGCGGCATCACGCTCGATCTGACCCGGCCGAAGGGGCTTGCGCTGGCAAAACGCCTGCTTGCCGATGCGGATCTCGTGGTCGACAATTATTCGGTCGAGGTGCTGCCGAAGCTCGGCCTCGGCTACGAGGTGCTGAGCAAGATCAATCCGAAGCTGGTGATGATGTCGATGTCGGCGTTCGGCGCCGGCAGCGTGCATCGCGACTGCCGCGCTTACGGCTCGACATTGGAGCAGGGCTCCGGCCTGCCAAGTGTCGTCGGCGATGCCGGTGGCCCGCCTGTGATGAGCCACACGGCGTTCGGCGATGCCGTCGGCGGCCTCAACGGCGCTGCCGCGGTGCTGACCGCTCTGATCCACGCCAGGCTGACGGGGCAGGGCCAGTTCATCGATCTCGCGCAGATCGAATGCATGATGCCGTTCGCCGCACCCTGGATCGTCGCGCATTCGGTCGACGGCAAGCAACCTGCGAAATATGGCAACCGCCATCCGGATTTCGTGCCGCATGGCTGCTTTCGTTGCGACGGCGAGGACAACTGGATCGTGGTCGCGGTGTCCGACGACGCGATGTGGCCAAAGCTCGCGCGGCTGCTCGGCCGCGAGGACTGGGCGGCGGACGAGACGCTCAGGACGGCCGCGGGCCGCCGCGCCATCGAGGCCGAGATCGAAGCGGCGATCACTGCCTGGACCTCGGCACGCGATCCGGACGCGGCGATGGCCGCGCTGCAAGCAGTCAGTGTCGCCTCCGGCGTCGCGCGGCTGCCGATCGATCTCCTTGACGACCCGCAGCTCGACGCCCGCGGCTTCATCCAGCAGGTCGACCGCGCCTTCATCGGCAAACATCCGCAGCCGTCGATGCCGTTCCGCGAGGGCGGTGCACCGTTTGCGATCCGCTCGGTGCCGCCGACGCTCGGCGAGCACAATCGCGAGATCCTGTCCGGCATGCTCGGCCTCTCCGACGCCGAGCTCGAAGAGCTCACCCGCGAGGGCATCATCGGCACCGAGATGCTGATGGAGGAGCAGCTGGTGAAAGAGAAGAAGCGGGCGGCGGGTTGA
- a CDS encoding ABC transporter ATP-binding protein, with translation MEAGQPTGRKAEGARDSARPLLSVRGLGIRFKTSQGIWQATRRIDFDIAPGERVGIVGESGCGKTITGLSILRLLPGNFAGLDGKILFDGTDLASCSTRQMRAIRGKRIAMIFQEPMSALDPVFTVGHQIAETLRVHTDVSFEEARAKTLDMLRRVGIASPERRIDDYPHQLSGGMRQRVMIAASLICGPQLLIADEPTTALDVTVQAQILELLRDISETSKTALMLITHDLGVVAETCTRMITMYAGEVIEDASVDEALVRPLHPYTSGLLRSLPHLSPRHGRLPSIPGRVPSIAEMPAGCRFRARCAHAAKGCEAEQTLQDAGGGRKVRCWRFAELNLPGALHPPDAHAAAKVATQ, from the coding sequence ATGGAGGCAGGCCAGCCGACAGGGCGCAAGGCGGAGGGTGCGCGCGACAGCGCGCGACCGCTGCTGTCCGTGCGCGGGCTCGGCATCCGTTTCAAGACGTCGCAAGGCATCTGGCAGGCGACGCGCCGGATCGATTTCGACATCGCGCCCGGCGAGCGGGTCGGCATCGTCGGCGAGAGCGGCTGCGGCAAGACCATCACCGGCCTGTCGATCCTGCGGCTGTTGCCGGGCAATTTTGCCGGGCTCGACGGCAAGATCCTGTTCGACGGCACCGATCTCGCTTCCTGCAGCACGCGGCAGATGCGCGCCATCAGAGGCAAGCGGATCGCGATGATCTTCCAGGAGCCGATGAGCGCGCTCGATCCGGTCTTCACCGTCGGCCACCAGATAGCGGAGACGCTGCGCGTCCATACCGATGTCAGCTTCGAGGAGGCGCGCGCGAAGACGCTGGACATGCTCCGCCGCGTCGGCATCGCCTCGCCCGAGCGGCGGATCGACGACTATCCGCACCAGCTCTCCGGGGGCATGCGTCAACGCGTGATGATCGCGGCGAGCCTGATCTGCGGCCCGCAGCTCCTGATCGCCGACGAGCCGACTACCGCGCTCGACGTCACCGTGCAGGCGCAGATCCTCGAGCTGCTGCGCGACATCAGCGAGACCTCGAAGACCGCGCTGATGCTGATCACCCATGATCTCGGCGTCGTCGCCGAGACCTGCACGCGGATGATCACGATGTATGCCGGCGAGGTGATCGAGGACGCCTCCGTCGACGAAGCGCTGGTGCGGCCGCTGCATCCCTATACGTCCGGCCTTTTGCGTTCGCTGCCGCATCTGAGCCCGCGCCACGGCCGATTGCCGTCGATTCCGGGCCGGGTGCCGTCGATCGCGGAGATGCCGGCCGGCTGCCGCTTCCGGGCCCGCTGCGCGCATGCCGCCAAAGGCTGCGAGGCGGAGCAGACGCTGCAGGACGCCGGCGGCGGTCGCAAGGTGCGCTGCTGGCGCTTTGCCGAGCTCAACCTGCCGGGCGCGCTGCATCCGCCCGATGCGCACGCTGCCGCGAAGGTCGCGACGCAATGA
- a CDS encoding ABC transporter ATP-binding protein encodes MTAASTEQRGEPIISVRDLQVRFQTSDRRATVKAVDGVNFDVRRGETFGIIGESGSGKTTIGRALVFLLNPSAGAILHDGIDPTTLSRQKFQSHRRDYQIIFQDPNAALNPRMTILASVLEPLELAGVGSRTDRERQAREALERVGLPQEFGERYPHQLSGGQKQRIVIARALTLKPKLIVCDEVVAALDMSIRGDVLNLFADLQRDLGLTYVFITHDLAVVSHISERVAVMYLGQFVELGPTEEVAERPLHPYTIALLSAEPRPLPSAMRQESRIVLQGEVPSPIDPPSGCRFRTRCPHAQPLCTDRVPEWRELKPDHWVACHFADRPDFSNN; translated from the coding sequence ATGACCGCCGCATCCACTGAACAACGCGGCGAGCCCATCATCTCGGTGCGCGACCTCCAGGTCCGCTTCCAGACCTCGGACCGCCGCGCCACCGTGAAGGCGGTCGACGGCGTCAATTTCGACGTCCGCCGCGGCGAGACCTTTGGCATCATCGGCGAGTCCGGCTCGGGCAAGACCACGATCGGCCGCGCCCTGGTATTTCTGCTCAACCCCAGCGCGGGCGCCATCCTGCATGACGGCATCGACCCGACGACGCTGTCGCGCCAAAAATTCCAGAGCCATCGGCGCGACTATCAGATCATCTTCCAGGATCCGAATGCGGCGCTGAACCCGCGCATGACCATTCTGGCCTCTGTGCTGGAACCGCTGGAACTTGCCGGCGTCGGCAGCCGCACTGATCGCGAGCGGCAGGCGAGGGAGGCACTTGAGCGGGTCGGCCTGCCGCAGGAGTTCGGCGAGCGCTATCCGCATCAATTGTCCGGCGGCCAGAAGCAGCGCATCGTGATCGCGCGTGCACTGACGCTCAAGCCGAAACTGATCGTCTGCGACGAGGTAGTGGCCGCGCTCGACATGTCGATCCGCGGCGACGTGCTCAACCTGTTTGCCGATCTGCAGCGCGATCTCGGCCTGACCTATGTCTTCATCACCCACGACCTCGCCGTGGTCTCGCATATCAGCGAGCGCGTCGCTGTCATGTATCTCGGCCAGTTCGTCGAGCTCGGGCCCACTGAAGAGGTCGCCGAGCGGCCGTTGCATCCCTACACGATCGCATTGCTTTCCGCCGAGCCACGGCCGCTGCCGTCGGCGATGCGGCAGGAGAGCCGCATCGTGCTGCAGGGCGAGGTGCCGAGCCCGATCGATCCGCCGTCGGGCTGCCGGTTCCGCACCCGATGCCCGCATGCGCAGCCGCTCTGCACCGATCGCGTGCCGGAGTGGCGCGAACTGAAACCCGATCACTGGGTGGCCTGCCATTTCGCCGACCGCCCCGATTTTTCGAACAACTAG